The genomic interval TGTATTTATCATCATGCTTTTCGGTCCTTTTTATCTCGCTCCTGCAATTTTCTTTGGAACACGAAAGACGTGAATTAAGAGGATATATTAGCTCGTGTTTTCAAAACATGTTGCGGCCATATCAcgacttttaaaaacaaaatgtagCCAGATTAAAACATGATGTTTCGGCGACGACATTATTAATGTAAAATTAGACGTTATATAAAGAAAGGAGAGTGTGAAACTAAATTagaataaaagtaaaacaaaagaatgcaCTTAATTAAACGAACAGTTTCgctgttttctcttttattggGGCTACATCGCGACTCCAAGATCACTGTAAACTGGGAACGTCACGAGCGGGCGATAAGTGGCCTTTGAAACGTCCGATGATGCAGTGAAAGGCCCTCTTATCAAGAAGAGATGAATCAAACAGCAAAGAATCATACCATCTTTatagagaaatatattttttaactgattcAGAGGCATTTTACAAGCGTTAATATTGAAACGTTGCAGTAAATTTTTATGACATACATTTCTCATCAGCTTTATATGCAAAAGCACCCTTCTGCATTACTTTGCGTTTACCAACACCAGCTATGTCTACTGTTGTATAAGACCGGATGCTCGATAATGCAAAAGCAAACAGCCTACGCATAGAAGGGAAgagtagaaaagaaaaagaatcagggaaaagaaaaatgggtGTCAGACCTCCCTTTGATTCGTAGCCTTAGGTAGCTTGCAtgtcatttgaaagaaaactgttGAGTAATTAGTGGTAGAAAACTTcaataaaattgaaagcaaCATCGGATGTTGCTAAATGAACATGGCTTTGGCAAACGTCATGCGGTATTTACCCTTCCTTCCCCCATTGAAGCCTAATATGACCTGTGCCGTAATAGTTGTAGAGGCGTGATATGAACCTGCCAAAAATTTGAATATCAATGAGGCATGTGAGACAAGTTGGGGGTGGAAAGGAATATGATGGCGAcagaaaatcaataaaacatgGTAAAGGGTGTCGCCTAAACTGTCAGACTGAATCGAACACGTCAGTTGCTGATATTACGTGAAATAATGCGGAGAGACGAAAATTGAGCGCCACAAGAGGATAAATTTTTCCCGCGAACCTCATGGAATAAGacatttaatttgttattttattaaagCACACTAGAAAGGTCAGCTAACTATAAGAAGCTAAAATCTACGTATTTGTAGATGTCGCTCAAACGCGGGTTGGATTGTGCCGAAACAAAGTCGTGCgatgtttcttttgatggtCCACaatcatattttccattttttccccTTTCATTTGCTCTTGATCTATTTAAGGAAAGTCCTTTTTGTGaggaattttattttcaacgtCAATGGTAATTACTATGTCGGCTCATGAATATTTGCATTCATCCATCATTTGTTTCtattcatttaaataaattaacttCAAAAGGGAACGACTCAGTTCTCAAATAAATAGGACCCATCCTTTAATACTTCAAAACGAAACTCAGTGCTCCTTTCACAAAAGCGATAGCTCTCTCGTGGATTGACGATAATCAAAACAAGTTATGACTATGAACACAACCGTAAAAATGTTCTCCAAAAACAGCTCACATACAACCAGCCATGCAGCTTCTAATAACTCGTATCAAGCTTGTGAGATGACGGCCGACTCCGCTGTAGAGGTAACGACGAAAGCGGTGGcttatattttaattttcctggTCTCGTTTTTCGGAAATATCTCTATTCTTGTagttatttacaagaacaaGCAGCTACGAAGATCCATCAACTActtagttttcaacatggctgtATCTGACCTCTTCATGCCTTTGACCATCATGACTGTGAAGATCGTTGAGATCATTTCAGGCTCGGAATCCTGGAAAGTTGATCGCCCGTGGCTGCTGGGAAACATTCTATGCAAACTTGCCTACTTTCTTTCAGATGTTTCTCTTGTGGTTTCTATAGGAAGCCTTCTCTTGATCTCCATAGAGAGGCTCATCGCTGTCGTCTTTCCACTGAAGGCCAAACTTATCTCCTCAAAAGTACGATTGATCAGCATTCTAAGCACGTGGTTTGTCGCCATCGCCATCCACGCACCTTATTTCTACAGCTTCAAACTGATCCCCCACGAAAATGAAACGTATTGTATCATGAATTGGGGACCAGCATTCGACCATGTAAAAACGCACAGAGGATTTGTTACGGCAACTTTTATCACTTTCATCCCCATTCCCATTTGTGTCCTGGCTATTCTGTATGGTATTATCGCATggacaataagaaaaaagaacaaaaaaactaaagagaaaTTGTCCTGTCACCAAGGCCATCGAGATCAACAGCTAAGGAAGATTGTCAGATTGGCAATGGCCATTATGATCTCCTTCGTTTCCTGCATGACTCTTCCGcttatctatttatttcttaaaatgtttctGTGGAATGGGGAATCGCCACCCATTTGTGCATTTCAGACAATTCTCCCGTTCATTTATGAATTTCTTGTGCATTCATGGAGTGCAGTTAATCCctgcatttgttttatcttcAGCAAGAACTACCGCGATGGCCTTAAGCAATGTTTTCATTGTAACGGCCTCAGTCGAAGGTTATCAAGTTTGCTAGAGAACTACCGAATGCGAACGATGACGAGCTCCCAGGGAGACAGCTGCCTTCAGACCCATTCAATTAGAGTACACATTATCTCGTACAGCAGAAACGCTTAAGCTCACTATATGTTAAAATCCTAAGTCAgaaaagcagcagtaaaatcATTGGGTACATACCTCGAACCCTTAAAGTTTGACTTGGATGGTTTGCAATGTTATGTGAAAACTAATAACTAATGCGATGATGACGTCCAACCGGTAGAATATCATTAACTATGCACGTCGAACTTAGTGGTTTAACATAGATGTCTAGCGATGTTAAGTTGATTTTAAGAGGAATGCAGAGGATGGACTAAGTGCCACACGCTTAACCACAAGAACCACTGGTCCTTGGAAAGGAAAATAGTCTTATGTTATGATAAATCTGTCCTCTACGTCAGATGGTCGATTAATTCGTGCAGATCTTAGCGGCAGAGCTACAATTGAGCCACTTATTCCACTCGCATTCTTTGCCATGAGGGATTATCTAATAATAACATTCATATAATAATACTGAGAATCTGGCTTCCTTTTAACTGAACTTTTTAGCTCGCACTCGTGACAACTGATAGTTATCTGACTTATTCCACGAGGTGTGCAgaagaaaatttctcaaaataaagCGCGCGCGCAAGTCCTATTTAATTCCTGAGAAGCCACCATGGTTTAATCCTTACATAGGCACGGCTGTGTATCCACGACATGTTAGTCTGACAATTATGAGGATTCTCTTTATCATATTATTCTCTCATATATATTCTCCAACTCAGTTGTCTAACTTGTCCAATTTGAactcctttcccttttttttgtctattttatttttatatttcctCTTTTAAATGTAGAACCAACTATCATCTTGTTATGCATAGAGGCGAACCTGGGGCTGTTCTTGTTCAATTATTCAAACGACAAGACAACACCTGGATCAACTAGCGTGGTAAAATGTACTCAAATTTCGTGCGAGTCCATAACAAGTCAAATCAATTGTCTAATAACTGGTAAAAACGGAGGAAATAAAAGTATATAGCACGTCATATTTGCCAAATTTATGTTTAGTTGGCTTTTAAACTTCATTAGAATTTTCAGCCTCTAAttactgataagtttttttcacTGATAGGAAACGCAATCCACTTTATTTTACGAATGCAAAAGGTTTCCGATACtccattttcaagtttttcttttgtttcttgtcTCTTTTTCGCTTTAAACCGTAAGACTTCTTCGTTCCCTGGTTTTTATGCTCACTTTATATTTCCCTCTCTATGATCTACAAATTTCATTATAGTCAGGAGCACAATTTCAAAAAAACGGTTGGCCCTAACGATGTCTTAGCTCTATGATTTCGTGCGTTTGTAGCaggacaaaaaatatatttttattatcgATCAGAGTTCTTACCTGATTCTTACTTTGAATAAATATATGGACGATGATGCGTTGCATTTATCATCATGCTTTtcggttttttttatctcgCCCCGGCCAATTTGTTTGGAATATGAAAGACGTAAATTAAGAGGATATGTTAGTTCGTGTTTTAGATAAAACATGTTGCGGCTTTATTACGACCTTTAATAATTAAACAGGACGTTTCGGCGACGTCATGTCACCATtattaaatgtaaaataattgCAAGTTCAGTGACGTTAAAGTGTGAAACTAATTAAACAAGAGTAAAAAATGCAATGGATTTAGTCTCTTTTATTGCGGCACATGTCACAACTCCAAGAGCACTGTAAACTGCGAGCGCGGCGATAAGTGGCCTTGAATGTTCGATGATGCAGTAAAAGGGCTCCTCATCAATGAGAGATGAATCAAACAGCAAAGACTCATACTATCTTTAcagagaaatatattttttgattaaTTCAGAGACATTTTGCAAGCATTAATATTGAAACGTTGCAACAAGTTTTTATAACTAACACATTTCTCATCACCTTTATATGCAAAAACACCCTTCTGCATTACTTTGCGTTTACCAACGCCAGCCATATCTAGTGTAATATAAACCAGATGCTCgataatgcaaaaaaaaaacaaaacaaaacgaaacaaacagcTTACGCATAGCGACCCCATTAAATAATCGCAAACTTTGAAGCAGTTTTCACCATTAAGCTGTCAATTCTCTCAGTGGGTTTTGCCATCAAATTGTCACTTTTCCGTTAATTGAATATCTTTCCTCTGCAGATTACATAGAGGTGAAAAATATACGATTGTAAAAGATAAGCAAGACAAAATGACACTGATATTGTTTTCAGTAAATTTCTGGTATGGATAtagagctgaaaaaaatttttaaaaagctgttgttttcaagttcattgCTGATAACTTACCATGCTTCTCAAATAACATTTAGAGATCGATCGTCGCCGACAGAGATTAAAAGGGGGAaccatgggggggggggggggggatcgtaagaatattacagagccttaccccaccccccacccccttaCGCGAACGAAAGAGCACATCCCCGTCCACATTTCGCATGAATATATGTCATTCAAGATTTCTCATAATTCACCTTTTAGGCTTTAGATTTCacgtgtagtgtcacgtgacttttgatgtaaacaaaccccgaAAGTTCGGACAGTGAGTGGAGCGCGCAGCACATGTGTCCGAACTTCGGCTTTGGCAATTTTTCCTTAATAACTTCCCACTTtcaagaaacgtttcttcgcTCACAATTGGcatctttcttttctcatttaattcatcgtttatcaagcaagttgtcatttcgcTGCCGTTGAAGCAGATGCGAATAATGTCACAGGAAGCGTTGCGGCACGAAATAATCGAACCAGTTCTGcttacagtgatgtatctgatcaggtattttcagggtgtTAAGTACGTAGATTGTGAAATAAACCCCCTTCTGCCAGGAAATTAGTGCGCACGAATCGCTATAGAACGCGAGGAAGCCTTAattcctaaaaataaaaccgATTTTAACTCTTTGAACGTGTACGATTGCAGTTGTTTACTAAGTGTACACTTAAACATAATGGCTACGACAAAGAGATGCGCTTGTGGCACCTGCAAAAATGATTTACGATACCCCAACTCCTGGGTAAGAAACGTTAACGGCGACCTggtcaagtttttccattttccggGGACAGTTAGACAGAAGGAGAGAAGGCAAAGGTGGATAAGGTCATGTCATCCCATATCTGCTGTAGCAAGTAAAGAAAGGGTAAGTTAATTCAGTCgttattttatatcattgttTTGTCTTTGGAATTAATATGTCTACCATGCTTAGGTGTCGCGACTTAATCGTAAACGGAAGGCATCTTGCGAACGAGAAGCAGACAAAGCGAGGTGCAAGAAAGATTGCCTTAAACGATCAGTGGCAAAAGCCCTTCTTACACTTGATCGTCAAACTGGTAAATCGACAGAGGAATACGCAGTAGCCACAACCCTTTTAAATCTGAGCGTAGAGCCAGTGATGAGTTCAGGAGAGCACGACGTCTTGCAGGATCAGCTGAAGGTTGGCGAACCGGAAAATCGAACCGTCGAGTCAACTGAACCGATCGAGTCTCGATCGAGTCTCGAGTCTCGAGTCTCGATCGAGTCACTTTCGAATCAGAGATAAACGAAAAATTAACGAGAGATTGTGGCACACAAGTAAGTTaaatacaagagaaaaaaaacttataataGATAATTTTTCGTATTTGGTATGTACGACTCTCATGAAATCAATCCAAATCAGACTTCAGGTAGTGACAAGCTGTTGAAGAATTTCTTTATGGAAAAAGTATTGGACTCAAAGAAAACCTACCGTTAGACAGGTATGCAAATAAACTTATACTTAAAGAAGGTCTATTTTGTAAATAACATTCACGTCCAAGCAAAGTACATGTAGCAGAGTTAGGCAGACCATCCTTTTTCGCATAATGTATTTCTGGTTGTATTGTAGGCATGAAGAAGGACTACCTTCAGCTGATTTACAGCGAAATTAAGCAAAAAGGTGAACGCATCAACATGCGGAACGGTTCGCGAAGAACTAAGGCAGGAAAGATTCAGGATAAGTACTTGAAAGTTAGTTAAATGTTGTTGAAGTGAGCCATCACTTATTGCTATTTCAACAGAAAGAACTGAGTTAacattttttggtgtttttctcCCACTTTCTTAACAGTTTTGATTTCTCTTTTTAGAAGCGGCAAGAGATGGTGAAGATCATAACCAAAGAGCAATTTATCTTAACCCTTGTGAGACTTAGAAGAAACccaagtttggaaaatttgttgaTATATTTGGCATTGATAAAGGACCTGGAGGCAAATTATTTATAATATGgatattattttagaaaacaaactgaacttTCTTTTACCCTTTTCGACTAGAGAGGGAATGATTGGGGTGCCAAAACCCAAATGCTTCGCAGAGAGATCCCTAAACAATCTAAGAGCTATAATAGATTGTACTAA from Pocillopora verrucosa isolate sample1 chromosome 14, ASM3666991v2, whole genome shotgun sequence carries:
- the LOC131797224 gene encoding neuropeptide FF receptor 2-like, whose product is MTADSAVEVTTKAVAYILIFLVSFFGNISILVVIYKNKQLRRSINYLVFNMAVSDLFMPLTIMTVKIVEIISGSESWKVDRPWLLGNILCKLAYFLSDVSLVVSIGSLLLISIERLIAVVFPLKAKLISSKVRLISILSTWFVAIAIHAPYFYSFKLIPHENETYCIMNWGPAFDHVKTHRGFVTATFITFIPIPICVLAILYGIIAWTIRKKNKKTKEKLSCHQGHRDQQLRKIVRLAMAIMISFVSCMTLPLIYLFLKMFLWNGESPPICAFQTILPFIYEFLVHSWSAVNPCICFIFSKNYRDGLKQCFHCNGLSRRLSSLLENYRMRTMTSSQGDSCLQTHSIRVHIISYSRNA